One genomic region from Cryptococcus gattii WM276 chromosome C, complete sequence encodes:
- a CDS encoding ribosome biogenesis protein TSR3 (Similar to TIGR gene model, INSD accession AAW42584.1) encodes MDDEEVFRRVMAGENLDTDESNSEESDSGSGSGSGSEKDSEEDEESSEEEPATIDVPVAMWDFDHCDPKRCSGKKLARHGLINAMRVGQRFRGIVLTPKGKKVISPEDDEIVQMSGLAVVECSWARLDEVPFNKIKSPYERLLPFLIASNPVNYGKPWRLNCVEALAAGFYITGHADWAEVLLSKFSWGHSFYKLNSHLIERYRTCKDADEVKAMQESIQREMEEERVERRRQRDADEGADLLRENPNHQGSEWQAEQDNDSDEERDDVEALIAGLEQANLDDEKAETEGR; translated from the exons ATGGATGACGAAGAAGTATTCCGACGAGTAATGGCTGGTGAGAATCTTGATACAG ATGAATCAAATTCTGAGGAGTCAGACTCGGGTTCTGGTTCTGGTTCCGGTTCTGAAAAGGAtagtgaagaagatgaagagagCTCAGAGGAGGAACCTGCTACGATCGATGTCCCTGTGGCCATGTGGGATTTTGACCACTGTGATCCAAAACGATGTTCAGGAAAGAAATTGGCCAGACATGGGTTAATCAACGCCATGCGAGTTGGCCAGAGGTTCAGGGGTATCGTCTTGAC ACCAAAGGGCAAGAAAGTCATTTCACCggaagatgatgagatTGTCCAGATGAGCGGACTTGCTGTTGTTGAGTGCAGTTGGGCGCGACTGGATGAAGTGCCGTTCAACAAAATCAAATCTCCCTACGAGCGTTTAC TACCGTTCTTGATTGCAAGCAACCCGGTCAACTATGGCAAACCCTGGCGACTGAACTGTGTTGAAGCGCTCGCCGCTGGGTTCTACATCACCGGTCATGCCGACTGGGCTGAAGTCCT GTTATCAAAGTTCTCATGGGGCCACTCTTTCTATAAACTGAACTCTCACCTTATCGAACGGTATCGCACATGCAAAGATGCCGATGAAGTCAAGGCTATGCAGGAAAGTATTCAGCgggagatggaagaagaacgGGTGGAACGTCGCCGGCAAAGAG ATGCCGACGAAGGCGCAGACTTATTGAGGGAGAACCCGAATCACCAGGGAAGTGAATGGCAAGCAGAGCAAGATAATGATAGCGACGAAGAGCGAGATGATGTCGAGGCGCTTATCGCGGGGTTGGAACAAGCCAATCTCGATGATGAAAAGGCAGAGACTgaaggaagatag
- a CDS encoding uncharacterized protein (Similar to TIGR gene model, INSD accession AAW42583.1): MSKYPQRHPSPYHPSASLAQTSQQQQPVQYIYDPSQSYASTNPSPQLNGSLARPTNPAPATTAPSSSPRFQPYSRPQPQRSTTSNSTQSVQQNNNMSLPHAALPPSNSIHPPAQISPSHQPSPLNQPAFSFLPPQELLKGYGEPAHTPNSLSNSLYNTGYDGIMYSNTGVQPPYLPVLPDAGNHGPWDRALNDQRIGPDEYSQALAIYTHIYDSVPYFVQNTQPAPHIPENHNRTTTYESIVHLANEGHQILTGQMNSHQQALTPPTGVGVASLPTGIAGQVHMGPSPGSGASSANHVNPTSNNANHGNGVSIVNGKQGGNASASSTGALSGSTMAGRKRGNSSDKKNGPPPTCLGCGATETPEWRRGPMGPRTLCNACGLVHMKLQRKKKKAEEKARLEAEKEKEAASALGVVGGTFGGGLPSALPSAFLP, encoded by the exons ATGTCAAAGTATCCGCAGCGTCACCCCTCCCCGTACCACCCCTCGGCGTCCCTCGCGCAGACGTcccagcagcagcagcctGTACAGTATATATACGACCCGTCACAGTCCTACGCCTCCACGAACCCCTCACCACAGCTCAACGGCAGTCTGGCCAGGCCGACAAACCCCGCCCCAGCTACTACCGCGCCGTCTTCATCACCCAGATTTCAGCCGTACTCTCGCCCGCAACCACAGCGATCGACCACGTCCAATTCGACCCAATCGGTGCAGCAGAATAATAACATGAGTCTGCCGCACGCCGCTCTTCCGCCATCAAATTCCATCCACCCTCCTGCCCAAATATCGCCGTCTCATCAACCGTCACCGCTTAACCAGCCTGCGTTCTCCTTTCTTCCGCCGCAGGAACTGTTAAAAGGCTACGGTGAGCCGGCACATACCCCTAACAGTCTTTCTAATTCACTGTACAATACCGGTTACGACGGGATAATGTACAGTAACACGGGAGTGCAGCCACCATACCTGCCTGTTTTACCGGACGCGGGGAATCATGGGCCTTGGGATAGAGCTCTAAACGACCAAAGAATTGGGCCAGACGAGTACTCGCAG GCACTGGCCATTTACACCCACATATATGATTCCGTCCCCTACTTTGTCCAGAACACCCAACCTGCCCCGCATATACCTGAAAACCACAACCGCACGACCACATACGAATCGATTGTTCATCTTGCCAATGAAGGGCACCAAATCCTCACAGGGCAAATGAACTCCCATCAACAGGCGCTCACGCCTCCGACGGGAGTAGGCGTAGCATCTTTACCCACAGGAATAGCCGGTCAAGTCCATATGGGACCTAGCCCGGGATCTGGTGCATCGTCAGCAAATCATGTCAACCCAACTTCGAACAATGCCAACCATGGAAACGGCGTCAGTATCGTGAATGGGAAGCAAGGAGGCAATGCCTCCGCGAGTAGTACTGGTGCTCTGTCAGGAAGCACCATGGcggggaggaagagggggaaCTCGAGCGACAAGAAGAATGGGCCGCCGCCGACGTGTTTGGGCTGTGGCGCGACAGAAACACCAGAGTGGAGGAGAGGACCGATGGGCCCGAGAACACTGTGTAACGCTTGT GGGCTTGTGCACATGAAGTTAcagagaaagaagaagaaggcggAAGAGAAAGCGAGACTGGAGgcggagaaggagaaggaagcgGCGTCGGCATTAGGCGTGGTGGGGGGGACCTTTGGCGGCGGCTTACCAAGCGCTTTACCAAGTGCCTTCCTTCCTTGA
- a CDS encoding BET1 protein, putative (Similar to TIGR gene model, INSD accession AAW42679.1), giving the protein MGSGYTRATHDIEGQNDERLEGLLGKVKILKDITTGIGNEVRDSNIQLGNMNDTFSSTSSFLSGTFKRMNKMAKRQGGNWCWLMMFLLFVLWIFVVLWWLRR; this is encoded by the exons ATGGGCAGTGGATATACGAGAGCAACGCATGACATCGAGGGACAGAATGATGAACGATTGGAAGGGTTGTTAGGCAAGGTTAAGATCTTGAAAGAC ATCACTACAGGAATAGGGAACGAAGTGAGGGATAGTAATATCCAATTAGGTAACATG AATGACACCTTTTCAtccacttcttccttccttaGCGGGACATTCAAGCGGATGAACAAGATGGCCAAACGACAAGGAGGGAACTGGTGTTGGCTCATGATGTTTTTATTATTTGTCCTGTGGATCTTTGTTGTCCTTTGGTGGTTAAGGCGATGA
- a CDS encoding uncharacterized protein (Similar to TIGR gene model, INSD accession AAW42582.1) — protein MTVLKCTNQACGKEFEEDDNQDNSCAYHPGGPIFHEGLKSWSCCKETNKPVLEFDAFMALPPCTTGKHSSALRVNPAAPQKNSQAEPSPVVTSVSKDGIETYGTAVPTAKLPAAESSKVSVSDPATAASSFSPSALTAITLSEPKVEQKEVKEEEQDDLSAPVPDGARCKRLACGATWEGEQVSRGEGEKAVCRYHPQPAIFHEGSKGYLCCKRRVLEFDEFMKIPGCKEGKHLFVGSKKDETKEEVVNCRLDHYQTPTQVIVSAFAKGADKSRSTITFTPQTLSLDLSLPSNKRVLKTVTLYGPIDPELSSYRILGTKVEITLVKPKPASWPVLELPPAGTELPPGYALTFGVSGRTGTIGGKEIVLAAEELAKRQ, from the exons ATGACAGTACTCAAGTGCACGAATCAGGCGTGTGGAAAGGAGTTCGAAGAGGATGACAACCAAGACAACAGCTGCGCTTATCACCCAGGAGGACCA ATCTTCCACGAAGGACTCAAGTCATGGT CTTGCTGCAAAGAAACCAACAAGCCTGTTCTCGAATTTGACGCTTTCATGGCCCTCCCGCCTTGTACAACGGGCAAACACAGTTCAGCTCTCCGTGTCAACCCCGCTGCACCGCAGAAGAATTCCCAGGCTGAACCATCTCCAGTAGTCACTAGCGTTTCCAAAGACGGTATCGAAACGTACGGCACTGCCGTACCCACCGCCAAGCTTCCAGCCGCCGAATCTAGCAAAGTTTCAGTTTCAGACCCTGCCACCGCcgcttcttctttttctccttccgCGCTTACGGCTATTACACTTTCTGAACCCAAAGTGGAGCAGAAAGAAgtcaaggaagaggaacaggatGATTTATCTGCTCCTGTACCCGATGGAGCGAGGTGCAAACGCCTTGCGTGTGGAGCTACTTGGGAAGGGGAACAGGTCTCCAGAGGAGAGGGGGAGAAAGCGGTTTGTAGGTACCACCCCCAGCCT GCGATATTCCACGAAGGTTCAAAAGGTTACTTGTGCTGCAAGCGACGAGTGCTTGAGTTTGATGAATTCATGAAGATCCCAGGATGCAAAGAAGGGAAGCACTTGTTCGTGGGCTcaaagaaggatgaa ACTAAAGAGGAAGTGGTCAACTGTAGACTGGATCATTATCAGACACCAACACAAGTGATCGTCTCTGCATTCGCCAAAGG TGCCGATAAGTCCCGTTCCACCATCACATTCACCCCCCAGACACTCTCTCTTGACCTCTCTCTCCCCTCAAACAAACGGGTCCTTAAAACCGTTACACTTTACGGACCCATTGACCCCGAATTATCTTCCTACCGTATACTCGGCACCAAAGTCGAGATCACTCTCGTCAAACCGAAACCCGCTAGCTGGCCTGTGCTCGAGTTGCCGCCTGCGGGAACCGAGTTGCCCCCCGGTTATGCGTTGACATTTGGTGTGAGTGGAAGGACCGGTACGATAGGTGGAAAGGAGATTGTCTTGGCGGCGGAGGAGCTGGCAAAGAGGCAATAA
- a CDS encoding WD-repeat protein, putative (Similar to TIGR gene model, XP_569894.1), translating to MSYKAGSVYPCNPATARSESTKLGVDPKGEKLVYTNGRAVVVRDLNHVGLSHVYTEHTQSTTVARISPSGYYCASADIAGNVRVWDVTQPENILKLATRPLGGKINDLAWDGESKRIIVGGEGKDKFGAAFFMDSGSSCGEIAGHAKPITALSIRQQRPFRAVSGSDDNSVIFHTAVPFKYDKMINTHTRFVRDVAFSPNGDLFASVASDGKMFFYEGKTGEVKGEVDRDGSTASLMACSWAPDSSRIATAGADGIVAIWDSSTLKITQSYNVGSDVAAQQNGVVYANPNTVVSVSLSGTLNVFDIREPTSKWRILHGPTKAITASAIFSGDSGKNATFYTGSFDGTMKKFDIGETYGEKEGTCSEIGGTGHSARIAAISANENGKVWTAGWDDKVTTIEGSQFTSSVIPTKAQPTSIATTVDSVYIATASGVEVNGPNPTTLVSTPTSAVAAYPGPNSNLVATASGKTVTLFSTSPQTVLATFDDNKGDVLSLAFSPNGNYLASGDATGRIILIDVEKKETSVSSKWTFHTGRVVDLAWASDSKRLASAGLDENIYVWDTKKLLKNIPIRNAHPGGVSGVAWVDGNTRLVSAGTDGCVRTWTVPEL from the exons ATGTCTTACAAAGCAG GGTCGGTCTATCCTTGCAATCCTGCCACTGCGCGTTCGGAGTCGACCAAACTCGGCGTTGACCCTAAGGGCGAGAAACTCGTCTACACCAATGGAAGAGCTGTCGTC GTTCGAGACCTTAAC CATGTTGGGCTGTCTCACGTCTACACTG AACACACTCAAAGCACCACTGTCGCTAGAATCTCCCCCTCGGGATACTACTGCGCTTCGGCCGACATTGCTGGTAACG TACGAGTTTGGGATGTTACGCAGCCCGAAAACATCTTAAAGCTTGCTACGCGTCCTTTGGGTGGAAAAATTAATGACCTTGCTTGGGATGGCGAAAGCAAACGAATCATCGTTGGTGGTGAAGGCAAGGATAA GTTTGGCGCGGCCTTTTTCATGGATAGTGGGTCATCTTGTGGTGAGATCGCAGGGCACGCCAAG CCTATAACCGCATTATCAATCCGTCAACAACGTCCCTTCCGAGCCGTTTCGGGATCTGACGACAACTCTGTCATTTTCCACACCGCCGTCCCATTCAAGTACGATAAAATGATCAACACTCACACTCGTTTCGTTCGAGATGTTGCATTCTCTCCCAATGGTGACTTGTTTGCTTCCGTTGCGAGTGACGGCAAGATGTTCTTTTATGAAGGCAAGACGGGCGAAGTTAAGGGTGAAGTTGATCGGGATGGTTCGACAGCAAGTTTG ATGGCCTGCTCTTGGGCTCCTGATTCTAGCAGGATTGCAACTGCTGGCGCTGACGGTATCGTTGCCATCT GGGATTCATCGACACTCAAGATCACTCAGTCATATAATGTCGGTTCCGACGTCGCCGCTCAGCAAAATGGCGTAGTATACGCCAACCCGAACACCGTCGTCTCAGTGTCCCTGTCTGGTACTCTCAATGTCTTTGATATCCGAGAACCTACTTCTAAGTGGCGCATCCTCCACGGCCCTACCAAAGCCATTACCGCCTCTGCCATCTTCTCAGGCGACAGTGGTAAGAACGCTACATTCTATACTGGTTCGTTTGACGGTACGATGAAGAAGTTTGACATCGGTGAAACCTATGGTGAGAAGGAGGGCACTTGCAGTGAAATTGGAGGCACCGGCCACTCTGCCCGTATTGCTGCCATCAGTGCAAATGAAAATGGCAAAGTCTGGACTGCGGGATGGGACGACAAGGTTACTACCATTGAGGGATCGCAATTCACTTCTAGCGTCATCCCCACCAAAGCTCAACCCACAAGCATCGCCACCACCGTTGACTCTGTGTATATTGCCACCGCTTCTGGTGTTGAAGTCAATGGTCCCAACCCTACCACCCTCGTCAGCACCCCCACTTCCGCCGTTGCAGCCTACCCTGGTCCCAACTCTAATCTTGTAGCTACCGCTTCCGGGAAGACTGTCACTCTCTTTTCTACCTCTCCTCAAACTGTCCTCGCAACCTTTGATGATAACAAAGGCGATGTTCTCTCCCTCGCGTTCTCACCCAATGGAAATTATTTGGCGTCAGGAGATGCTACGGGGAGGATCATTCTTATCGACGtagagaagaaggagacGTCTGTTTCCAGCAAGTGGACTTTCCACACCGGCCGAGTTGTAGATCTTGCTTGGGCCAGTGATAGTAAAAGGCTAGCATCGGCTGGTTTGGATGAAAATATATATGTTTGGGATACCAAAAAGCTGTTGAAAAATATCCCGATCAGG AATGCACACCCCGGCGGTGTCAGTGGAGTTGCCTGGGTCGATGGGAATACCAGGCTCGTGAGTGCGGGTACGGATGGATGTGTTAGGACTTGGACTGTACCAGAATTGTAG
- a CDS encoding uncharacterized protein (Similar to SGTC gene model, INSD accession EAL21945.1~Probable ATP-dependent helicase DDX48 (DEAD-box protein 48) (Eukaryotic initiation factor 4A-like NUK-34) (Nuclear matrix protein 265) (hNMP 265) (Eukaryotic translation initiation factor 4A isoform 3)~translation initiation factor, putative) yields MAGINVGDDKLIFESSEAVTVAPTFEALNLKEDLLRGIYAYNFEKPSAIQQRAIIPIIRGRDVIAQAQSGTGKTATFSISMLQSIDTNLRETQALVLSPTRELAVQIQTVVLALGDYMNVSCHACIGGTSVGEDIRKLEAGQQVVSGTPGRVFDMIRRRNLRTKDIKMLILDESDELLNKGFKDQIYDIYRYLPPATQVVVVSATLPHDVLEMTTKFMTDPVRILVKRDELTLEGIKQFFVAVEKEDWKFDTLCDLYDTLTITQAVIFCNTRRKVDWLTEKMREANFTVSSMHGEMVQKERDAIMAEFRGGQSRVLITTDVWARGIDVQQVSLVINYDLPTSRENYLHRIGRSGRFGRKGVAINFVTVDDVRILRDIEQYYSTQIDEMPMNVAELT; encoded by the exons ATGGCTGGTATCAACGT TGGAGACGACAAGCTCATATTCGAGTCTTCCGAAGCCGTCACGGTC GCTCCCACTT TTGAAGCTCTCAACTTGAAAGAAGATCTCTTGCGCGGTATCTACGCTTACAATTTCGAGAAACCTTCCGCCATCCAGCAACGTGCGATCATCCCCATCATCCGTGGCCGCGATGTCATTGCCCAGGCCCAATCGGGTACCGGTAAAACCGCCACGTTTTCTATCTCAATGCTTCAGTCCATCGACACCAACTTGCGTGAGACCCAAGCCTTGGTCCTCTCCCCGACCAGAGAATTGGCTGTGCAGATCCAAACCGTTGTCCTCGCTCTCGGTGACTACATGAACGTCTCTTGCCATGCTTGTATCGGAGGAACAAGCGTTGGTGAAGATATTAGGAAGCTTGAGGCCGGGCAACAGGTTGTCAGTGGTACTCCTGGCCGAGTGTTTGACATGATCCGAAGGAGAAACTTGAGGACCAAGGACATTAAG ATGCTTATTCTTGACGAATCTGACGAACTCCTCAACAAGGGTTTCAAGGACCAAATTTACGACATCTACCGATACCTTCCTCCCGCCACCCAGGTCGTTGTTGTCTCCGCTACCCTCCCTCATGATGTCCTCGAAATGACTACCAAGTTCATGACCGACCCTGTCCGGATCCTCGTAAAGCGTGACGAATTGACTCTTGAAGGAATCAAGCAATTCTTCGTCGCCGTCGAAAAGGAAGACTGGAAGTTTGACACGCTTTGTGATTTGTATGACACTTTGACTATTACGCAAGCGGTCATTTTCTGTAACACTCGACGCAAGGTCGACTGGTTGACAGAAAAGATGCGAGAGGCGAACTTTACTGTCAGCAGTATGCACGGAGAAATGGTGCAAAAGGAACGAGATGCGATCATGGCCGAATTCCGAGGTGGACAGAG TCGAGTATTGATTACCACGGACGTCTGGGCTCGAGGTATCGACGTCCAGCAAGTTTCTTTGGTCATTAATTATGACCTCCCTACTTCTCGTGAAAACTATTTGCACCGAATAGGTCGAAGTGGTCGATTCGGCAGGAAAGGTGTGGCGATCAACTTCGTCACCGTCGATGATGTCAGGATTTTGAGAGATATTGAGCAGTATTACTCTACTC AAATCGACGAAATGCCTATGAATGTTGCGGAGCTCACATAA
- a CDS encoding lipid binding protein, putative (Similar to TIGR gene model, INSD accession AAW42581.1): protein MDQDGFHSITWDDAPSSNHPLPAPSPSRSPFEDGFESISPPFAQPPASEHYEGYDNAKASEDGEGTVTLERRERLGGQEADGSTWNGKWMDVQVRQPAKEHEGSKDMYISYAVKTETSLPTFRKPLTVVRRRFQDFVFLREHLVKNFPACVVPPIPDKHRLEYIKGDRFSPEFVERRRMDLQRFADRIARHPTLQRSQLVNDFLQSTEWSVAKHHHISHPPPESHTSLIDSLSDTFINAFSRVRKPDARFVEMTDELERFEEGLIGVERVIGRGKSRIDDLATDYQDMAGAYQGLGYLESGITEPLNRFAEKMLDFSTLLKHMNNTTIEPFLSSSHSLLSYSATHRNVIKLRDQKQLDFEELSAYLSAIVSERDRLAALSSGHTAAPVGLGTYLRDQVDKLRGTDDIHTRRERMRKMDGKIKELQDAVTLAHETSNAFSEEVIKEHAYFELEKKQEMKDALQAYADGQVEMLQQAMDDWDRIIPLLQRIRVDV, encoded by the exons ATGGACCAGGACGGATTTCATTCAATTACATGGGACGATGCACCCTCAAGTAACCATCCTCTGCCTGCCCCATCTCCTTCTCGATCACCATTTGAAGACGGCTTCGAGTCCATCTCACCGCCCTTCGCGCAACCGCCAGCCTCAGAGCATTATGAAGGCTATGATAATGCAAAGGCTAGTGAGGATGGGGAGGGTACGGTGACAttggagaggagagagaggcTCGGAGGTCAAGAAGCAGATGGATCAACTTGGAATGGGAAATGGATGGACGTGCAGGTCAGGCAACCCGCCAAGGAGCACGAGGGGAGCAAGGATATGTACATCTCGTACGCTGTCAAAACAGAG ACGAGCCTTCCGACATTTAGAAAACCTCTCACAGTTGTCCGAAGGCGATTTCAGGACTTCGTCTTTCTGCGAGAACACCTCGTGAAAAACTTCCCAGCTTGCGTCGTACCTCCTATCCCTGATAAGCATCGCTTAG AATACATCAAGGGTGACAGGTTCTCACCCGAGTTTGTCGAACGTCGCCGAATGGA CTTGCAACGATTCGCAGATAGGATAGCACGCCATCCCACTCTTCAACGGAGCCAACTTGTCAACGACTTCCTTCAGAGCACAGAATGG AGCGTAGCCAAGCACCACCACATTTCCCATCCACCCCCTGAATCTCACACCTCCCTCATTGACTCCTTGTCTGACACCTTTATTAATGCATTCTCCCGGGTTCGCAAGCCGGATGCGAGATTCGTGGAAATGACTGACGAGTTGGAGAGATTTGAAGAGGGCCTGATTGGGGTGGAAAGGGTTATTGGGCGCGGAAAGAGTCGGATCGATG ATCTGGCGACCGATTATCAGGACATGGCAGGTGCCTATCAAGGGTTGGGATACCTCGAATCAGGTATCACTGAACCTCTCAACCGCTTTGCAGAGAAGATGCTTGACTTTTCCACACTCCTCAAACACATG AACAACACAACCATCGAGCCattcctctcttcctcccacTCTCTCCTATCCTACTCTGCCACCCATCGTAATGTTATCAAGCTCCGAGATCAAAAGCAACTCGACTTTGAAGAACTCTCTGCTTATCTCTCGGCTATCGTATCAGAACGTGACCGCCTTGCAGCCCTTTCCTCAGGTCATACTGCCGCCCCTGTAGGACTCGGAACATATCTTCGCGATCAGGTGGATAAATTGCGCGGAACAGATGACATCCATACCCGGCGggaaaggatgaggaaaaTGGATGGGAAAATCAAGGAGTTGCAAGATGCTGTGACATTGGCGCATGAGACGAGTAACGCGTTTTCAGAAGAGGTGATCAAGGAGCATGCGTATTTTGAGTTGGAAAAGAAGCAGGAGATGAAGGACGCGTTGCAGGCATATGCAGACGGGCAAGTGGAGATGCTGCAGCAAGCGATGGATGACTGGGATCGC ATTATTCCACTTCTTCAACGAATACGCGTAGATGTTTAA
- a CDS encoding RNA splicing factor PRP9, putative (Similar to TIGR gene model, INSD accession AAW42585.1), giving the protein MDSIIETQRQTHEGIERYEQALAEVLMQNPTATKNVVRRDRKAAEILGRIGTLRKELVEQYEDIPGLRPRELALLSAPAPGEDDLAEFYTRFNKIKDFHSRNAGMNARQFINELDELVKGDGVQVIQVEGEEEPTVVDPLDSVFSGEEAYGKHLDLYLSHSQYLNLKGSTRLSYVAYLDMLKHGKVERTLDVKEKSNAAYLEYVQTLYTYLLSFFERALPLVNVQEKIGEEEQRFEKAWEANQVDGWENSGAKKQANNGEGIWCQYCQKRYSKQTVYDAHLNSKGHKKKAAEGQSAAPNTSSPAPTTASNSNRSKLMIPARLTYLITALLTFPPIPQLLSDSRNEVERKMALTAREREQEIEEQEVGPTEAVELGGHESDEESDDGKIYNPLKLPLGWDGKPIPYWLYKLHGLGVEFTCEICSNATYNGRKAFEKHFMESKHAFGLRALGLPPSKHFMYITKINDALALAEKLKREGRQEITAMDKAEEFEDEEGNVYDKRTYEQLQRQGLI; this is encoded by the exons ATGGACTCCATCATAGAGACTCAGCGACAGACTCATGAGGGGATAGAGCGATATGAGCAGGCTCTTGCAGAGGTTCTTATGCAAAACCCTACCGCG ACCAAAAACGTGGTTAGAAGGGATAGAAAGGCCGCAGAAATTTTAGGAAGGATTGGAACTCTGCGGAAAGAGCTTGTCGAGCAGTATGAAGACATTCCGGG GTTGCGGCCCAGAGAACTCGCTCTGTTATCAGCCCCGGCTCCAGGAGAGGATGATCTTGCGGAGTTTTACACTCGTTTCAATAAGATTAAGGATTTCCACTCTCGAAATGCTGGGATGAATGCGCGACAGTTTATCAATGAGTTGGACGAATTAGTTAAGGGTGATGGCGTACAGGTTATCCAAgtggagggagaggaagagccAACTGTGGTTGATC CCCTTGATTCCGTATTCTCTGGCGAGGAAGCCTACGGCAAACACCTTGACCTCTATCTTTCTCACTCTCAATATCTCAACCTCAAGGGATCCACCCGTCTCTCCTATGTTGCTTACCTTGACATGCTCAAGCACGGCAAAGTCGAACGCACTCTTGACGTCAAGGAAAAGTCCAACGCCGCTTATCTTGAATATGTCCAAACACTGTACACATaccttctctcctttttcgAAAGGGCTTTGCCGCTTGTGAATGTTCAGGAAAAGATCGGGGAGGAGGAACAGAGGTTCGAGAAAGCTTGGGAGGCCAATCAGGTGGATGGATGGGAGAATTCTGGAGCAAAGAAGCAGGCGAACAATGGCGAGGGTATCTGGTGTCAATACTGTCAAAAGAGGTACTCAAAGCAAACGGTATACGATGCGCACCTCAACTCCAAAGGCcacaagaagaaggctgctGAGGGGCAGTCTGCTGCTCCCAACACGTCATCCCCTGCTCCCACCACCGCCAGCAACTCTAACCGTTCAAAGCTCATGATTCCCGCCCGTCTTACATACCTCATTACCGCCCTCTTGACTTTCCCTCCTATACCTCAACTGTTGTCTGATTCTAGAAATGAAGTGGAAAGAAAGATGGCTTTGACAgcaagggaaagagagCAGGAGATTGAAGAGCAGGAGGTAGGACCGACCGAAGCGGTCGAGCTTGGTGGTCACGAATCGGACGAGGAATCAGATGATGGAAAGATCTACAACCCGCTTAAACTTCCTCTTG GATGGGACGGTAAACCAATCCCTTATTGGTTGTACAAACTCCACGGTCTTGGTGTTGAGTTTACTTGTGAAATCTGCTCCAATGCGACATATAACGGCCGAAAGGCTTTCGAAAAGCACTTTATGGAGTCAAAGCATGCGTTTGGTTTGCGGGCATTGGGATTACCGCCATCCAAGCATTTTATGTATATCACCAAAATTAATGACGCTCTTGCCC TTgctgagaagctgaagCGAGAAGGCCGACAAGAAATCACCGCAATGGACAAGGCGGAGGAgtttgaagatgaagaaggaaacGTGTATGATAAGAGGACATATGAGCAGTTGCAGAGACAGGGCCTTATTTAA